GGGGTCGCCCCAGGCCAGCTCGGCTCGGGGCGCtcgccagcccagcccagcccagccccagcccgcccGCTCCCTTACCTCCCGCGCCGCTCCCCCGCACTTCCGCGGCGGGCGCGCATGCGCGGTGCgccccggcggggagcggcgcggggccCGGCTGCGCCGGCGGATGGGCACCAGGCAGCGCGGCGCCGGGTCGGCCGGGGGCACCGGGGGTTGTGTGGGGcgcagggctggagcagggtggTACGAGGAGGGGGCAGCAGTGGGGCATTACCGGGCCTGGAGACGCCAAGGTCCGCGCTCCCCAGCTGCGCAGCGGGTCACCGCGCCCACCAGCGGTCGCTTTACGGCCCGGCCGCCCGCTGCCCTCACTGCCCTGCCCGCGGAAGGCGGGAGAGGAGCCCCGCGGCCAGCCTCGGCACggctgtgcagagctgcctgacccccccgtccccccgtccccccccccgaGACCCCCATCCGCTTCAAGCTCAGGCCAGGGCAGCCCAACTCCCGCCAGGGGCTGCACGCAGCCAAATGAGCCTGCTGGGGAAACCCATCCCCTAAGGCCCGCGCAGAAGAGGCAGCAGGAACACGGCAGTGGTATGGAGAACTTTATTGGCTGGCAGCATCACTCCTGTGCTGTAACCCGCGGCAGGTTGACGTAGCTCTTCATGGGCGGGAGAGGCTTGATCTTgcgcccagcccagccaccctTGCGATGCCACAGGCCTGTGTGTGGGCGCTTGCCAAGCCAGCGATTCCGGCCTGCCTTCCCGATCACCCGCTTGTTGTGGTCGACGTTGGACACACGGCCCACCGTGGCCACGCAAGTCTCCAGCACCTAGGGGACAGAGAAGAGCTGCAGGCCTCTCTGGGGACATATGGCTGCAGGCCCAGGCAGCCAGGTCAGGGACAGCATGGCTCCTCTACCTGCATATGCCTCTTGGAGGGCAGCTGCACGATGGCCGTCCCATTCACTTTCCTCAGCAGCACCCCACAagtccctgcagcaggcaagAGAGGAGGCAGCTagctgcctggagcagcaggaccAAGTATCCTACCGTGTGGCAAGTGCAGTCCCATGCTGGGAACTTCCCAAAGCCCCTGTCAGTGCCCTTTGTGCAGCACTGCTTCCCAAAGACAGGGCCTCAACACATCACCAGGAAGCaatggggcagagctgcccttACCTCTCTGGAGGACTGTTTTGCATCCTAACACggggaggagaggagacagCGATTCCCTGTCACTGGCCACCCAGGGTGGTGCACCCCCCCGCCCTCCATCTGCACCAAGCTGAAAATGGCTACAGACACTGGGTCCTCTTCCCAGAGACACACCAGCTGCCCGGATGTACTGCGCTCCCTTCCCAGGGTGGCTCTCCAGGTTGCAGATCAGCGTGCCAACAGGCAGAGCCCCCAGCGGGTAGGCATCCCCTTCATTAGCTGACACTGCAAGACAGAAGCTGCTGAGTTAGttgggcagggagcagccgaTGGATCCCTGGCAGGGCCAGCGCGGCCATCCCTGGCCCTGGCATGCACCTGCCATTCTGCCAATGTGAGAGGAGTTCGTGATGATGTCCCCTGGCTGCATGTTCTCCGTGGCAATGATCCAACGCTTCCGGTTGCCGCCGGCCACCAGGGCGATGTCAGCCGACCTGCGCAGGGCACTCATGGTGGGTGGTCCCCCCAGGGAAAATTGCCCGGGGCCAAGCCCACAACTCACGCTCACCTACAAGGGTCGTATCGGACGTTGATGACCTTCTCAGTGAAGGGCTGCGGCGCGGCGCCCTCCTCGTAGCGCAGCCGCTGGAAATCGATCATGCGGTACCGCCGCTTGTGTCCCCCGCCGATGCCCCGAACGCGGATGCGGCCTGCAGAAAAGAGTAGCGGCTGCAGGTGGGCCTGACCCCAGCTCACCCCCGGCTGTccccgggccctgcccgcccccggctgccccccgccgggccctgcccgtcCTGCCACCTGTGTGGTCGCGGCCGCCCGTCTTCTTCATGCCCACGGGCCGCACCGTGTACTTGATCCGGCACTTCCACATGGGGTCTGTGGTGCAGCGCGGCGCCGAGCCGCCCAACCCTCGGCAGGCAGCCGCCAGCGCGCCCCCCGGAAGGCGGAGCGAcgcgggcggcccggcgggcAGCCCAGCGGGCAGCGAAGCGGCCGGCCACAGGAGCGCCCTGAAGGCGCGGCACAAGGCCGCCGCCATCGCTGCCGGCCCGGTGCctgcgcggggccggggcagggcctCGGCCGGAAGCGCCGCGCGGTCGCCGCAAGGGGGCGCCCTCCTGCCGGCGGAGCCACGGTGGCGGCCATGTTGCATTTTAAAGGGGCTGCGCCGCTGAGGGAGGTGGGTGGggctgggcggggacaggctccCGTCCCGGCACACGGGACCGCGATCGCGGACCGGGACAGCGACCGCCATCGAGGCCTCGCTCCGAGCAGGTTGGGCGggcggggctgcctgggggtggTCGTGTGCGCCCGCGCTTCTGTTGCTCTCCCCGCCCCGGGCCCAGCCGGCCCGCGGGGAGGGTCCGGGCAGcccccgcggggcccggccggaTCCGTGCGGCCTCCCCAGGcaccccccgccgcggggctcgGCCCGGGCCTGGGGCCGGCGTGGCTCTGGGGCCGCAGCGCGCCCTGCCCGCCGGGGGCGCGGGCCCGAGGAGCGGTGAGGCCGCTGGGTCTGCGGCCTTGGGGACTGGCGGGAGCGGGGCGAGCAGCTGGCCGGGGCTCCGGCCCTCTGCGGCCGGCCCTGGCCTCCCTGGGGCTGCGCCAGCTGCTTCGCTGCCCGCGCTCTCCGGCCGTGCCGGGCCGTGCTGTGCCGGCTGGAGGAggccgcagccccggggcggggggcgttGGTGGCAGCGGTGGGACCGGCTGAAGGCCCACTCCTGGCAGTTCCAGGCTGCTCTGTAGGCACAGTCTGCAGGATTCACTGCTCTATAATTAGGTGGTGTCTTCGTTGCCAGGAATGGCTTTCAGTGTCAGATAAATAGTATGTGTTTGCGCTCCTCCTGTGTAACTTGCGTTATTTTTTTTAGCCGGGTGTGCCCTGTAGCCAGGTTTGCCCTCCAGAAcctgggaaaggagaagagtAGGATGCTTTAGTGAAGAAATGTGTTGTGAAATGAGGCAAGAGAGAGCCTGTGTGTCAGCATGGCTGGGCTCCTCCTGGGACACCCAACCCCCTTCCACCTCTGCGGGAACCTGTAGGGAGGGACATGAATCCTGATGAAGCACTGGCTTTGGCAGACATAGGTAGTTGGGGCAGCATGCCTCCAGAGGCTCACGAAACATCATAGAGAGCACTGAGAAGGTTGCCTGTTACCGCAGATGGGATGGTCGTAGCAACAATCCACTGGCTACATTGCATGCTGTGGCGTTTGTCGTCTCTCTGCATAAGGTGTCTAGAGATTGAATGAACGTTTCCAGGCAATGCCTGGCCCAGCTCTGCACTGTGCAGTGCTGCCACAGTAGGATGCCCAGTGATCTTGTCCTGTGCCTGGCCATTTCTGCTGGCACAGTGATAGCAATCCCACAGCTGGAGGGTTCTCTGCAGCTCTACCTGCTTGGCTTtaggggatgggatggggtcagcagcagggacacaggtGAGGATGGTGCCAAACAGGATGTAAAACCTTTCGCAACAAGACTGAGTGTAGGATGGAGCAGATCTAGCTGGGTGTAGGGCAGGGGTGACTTTGGGGGCAGAGTGATTGGGCAGTGTGTAGTGGCAGCCTGggggctcagctctgccccTTCGCACTACCATTGGGCCCCAAGGAGGGAGCTCAGGGTTTGGCATGTGGCGCTTTCTGCGCTCCCAGGAGAGCGTCCGACCGTCCTGTTTCTGGAGCCTGGCTgcatctcctcccctccccctgctgcAGTGTGGTTGGCTGCTGAGTGCCTGGTGCCTGCGCTTCTGCTAGAACTGGAGGGCAGCGCAGCAGACGCCGTGGGAGCCGTGCATCGCTGCGGCCTGTGCTTCGTGGCACTGGGGCCTCCGGGAGTGCCAACGCTGGACAAGccgctgcaggcagccaggtACCGCTCCTCTGCGGTGAGGGTGGGGGAGGATTCCCATCCAGTGACTGAGACGGGCAGGGCACCCAGCCGTCCTGTAACAAAGGACCGCTTTGAAGTGCAATTTTGAGCAGAGCTGACAAAAACTTTTCTCCTTGGAAAGCTTACAGTCGGCCAGGTGGGCACAGAAATTCTCTATGGTGATACTGAGGAGGGATGAAGGGGTGTCTCTGGCTTGCATATCCCGAGAATATGCAGCGGGCGTGCCTTCTGCTGCCAGACAAAGCCAGAGAAACTATGACGGAGGCAGCTCCTAGCACACAGCAATGGCTCTCAAACTTTCAAAACCTTGTTTCCTCACAAACCTTCCTCCCATTAATAAACTGCTGACTAAGCTGTTCCAAAGTGGAGATGCACCCTACTAAGGGTGGGGCGCAGGGGGGGACAATTGCTGGTAAGCTTCTAGGAGGGAGAGGATGCATCTGGGAGGAGGTGTCTGAAGAAGGGCTGGGGGATGGCGTTTCAGCTGAATACTCTGGCCAGGCAGCCAGGAGGAATTTGCACAATGGTGGGAGGCAGAGGCACATTACCAGCAACTGCAGCCTTCCCTGCGTCTGGAATAGCTGGCATCTCGCTCTTTCATGCAGCTCTATGCTAGGGTCTCCTCTAGTGCCCTTGATCTCCTGGCTCCCGTTCCAGAAAGCACACGCCACTGCATGAGGGGAAGGAGGGTGGTGTTCAGCACACATCGGGTCAAAGATCTGGCCAGCTCAGACACAGGGTAAATAAACATGGCTGAGCTTTGCTGTAATTGGCAAAAGGAGCAGGAAGTGCATGTTCTCTCATCTGCTTTGGAGGAATGTCCAGGTAGGAACAACAGCATTAACTCCAAATACCAAAATGGCTCTCAGGGCACAAAGGACATGTGGCAAGATTTTGAccttggcagagctgctggataAAGGCTTGATTTGATAGGAGAGAGCCACATAGCTCCTCAGAGAGCTCCAGCTGGTGGGGGGAGCCAGAGGTAAAACAGATCCTTTGCTTATTATGCAGGTAGAGCTTTGTCTTTGAATTTGGATGCCTTGTTATGGTTTACAAGACCTGTTTGCTTCTGGAAATAATAGCTTAGTCTTGCAGCTGCCCCAGTAACAGCATGGAGGGGAGTGTGGGCTCTCTAGAGCCCTTCGGGGCACTCAGAGTGGATCCAGGGCACTTGCtggtcccagctgtgtcctggcCATCTCCTGCACTCCTGAGGCACATCCAGTGCATAGCCCTCACATTAGACAGATGCTTGCAGAGGCACTGGCTCCTGGGAATTATTCTGCCTGCTTTAATACTGGCTACTTCATGCTGGCAGGCCAAGATAATGGCTCTCGCTCTGTCTTTTGTAATAAGAGTGAGACTCCCAATCAGATTCTGAGGCTAGGAAGAGATGCTTGTCCTGGCTTCATTCCAGCTGCTTAGCTCTTGTCTCCGCTAGCCTGGAAACAGGTTTTAGTGTTGTTCCACTGtagtcccaggcacagcagatgCATAATGGATTTGGTGAGCTGCTGCAGACATGAGCAAGAGTTTCAAAACGAGGTCTTATCAGCTGATCTGGAGGTGTTAGCATAAGCTTGCTGGTGGGGGTGGTGAAGACTGCTGTTCTGGTTCTAATGGCCTGTTGAAAGGTGCGTGTTTCTCTGGCCAGCCAGGGTTGTAAACAGTATGAACTGCAATAAGGAGCAAAATGGCTTTCTGCTAATGGCACCTGTCGgtgctggtttggggttttttgtttggttttgggggtttttttggttggttggttttgttttgttttgtgggtttttttaacccttGTTGCCTCCAATGTCTGTAAGACCTTTCTGGTCTTGAAAGGAATGAGCGATCTGATACAAAGTCAACCAGACCatcttctctgtatttctcagAGCACATATGCTTATTGGAATTGGATCATGCTTCGGTAACAGAGGAATTGCTTGCTCTGGTCAATCAGAACCAGTAGCTTTTGACTTGGGATttccagctgtgggctggaaaGCGGGAGGACGATGGGAATATGTGCTTTCTGTAGTGATATGAACCCTGAGTCACTGTGGCCAAGTTCCTGTAAAGCCAGCTTACCACCACCTTTGCCGTAAGTTTCAGGAAGGTTATGCTAAGGTGCATTTTCTGTTAGAGATTGTAGGTGGTGGCGAGCTGAAGCTTCTAGGGCAGAGAGGAGTGTTCAGTTCTGAAGGGAAAGAGCATGAAAGGAGCTTCCTATCTCCTTGTGGTGGAGCCATTCCACTTGAGCTGCGAGTTTAGTTTCTTAGTCCTAGTTAAAAGCCCCTGGGGCTCttgcaggcagcctgctgaTTAGCACAGACTTTCCCCAACACAGGCCTTCCAGCATCTAGAAAAACCCCTGGAGCTTTATGCTCAGCTCGAGCTGGCGtgtgtcagctgctgctgaaagaagcAAGCCTGGCCTTGATCCCTGTCCAGGGGATAGGATGGGCTGGACTATTTCCAGCAATGTCAACTTGTACTGAGTTACACATAACTAAAACTTGGGGAAGCTGGTTGGGTGAAGCCTTTCTGGGCTTGGAGATCAGCTTTAAAACTGTGCAAGGGGATGCCTGGATGCTAAGGAGAGTCCTGGTTTTGGGGCGTGGGAGAATGTGGTGGGACAGTTCCTTGcctccagtgctgctggagggggacTGCATTGCCTCTCTTGCTCTGGGACAGAGGGATCCTGTCCTTGTGGGACCCTGCTGAAAGGAgacatgctgctttttcttcctcgGGGGCCTAGGGTCAGTTTCCAGAGCAGTGGTGCCTGGCCCCTTTGTCCTGAAGTGGTGTTCAGTAAAGGCAAATGTAATAAGGAGTTTATCTAAGGAATTCAGATgaggatgttttttctttttatttttttttcccctcccatgTGATGATGGTTAAGCCATGGGACAGGGGTCTGAAGAGCTTCTGGGATCTCCATTTTGGGAGATACTCAGCTCTTGACTGGATACAGATACCTGCTTTGAGTGAGGGGGTGGACCTCTGAGAGACCTCTAGGCATCCCTTCCAAGTAATACAACAGACAGGCTCTTTTATTAGGAAGAAAGTTGCAACACAACAGTCTCTATGGTACGTGAAGTCATCTCTGTGTTGGCTTGCCTTTCTAGACTGTCTGCAGTGCAAGAAAGGTTCAGGCTGGAGGCTGGGGTTGGGAAAACTGGGCAGAAGATGGGGCTCTAGATGCCCCCTTTTTTGGCAGTAATGAGCTGGCAGCggtccaaaggaaaaaaaacccgacTCCCTACTTTTATCAGGTTGTTTTGCTTCCCAAATACATAACTTTGCTATTTCTCCAGGCAGTGAAAGCACATCTCACAGCATGCAACTGGGATAATTATTGTTAAAATAAGACTTTAAGCcttgtgttttaatttctaaatgctACAATTGCTGTCTCTCTCCCAAATGTGATCAGTCATTCTTGCTATGGGTCAGACTTACTCTTTTTTCCACAGGAAGCTTTTTCCTAGAACCCAGCTGGTTTTCTGCAGCTTAGATCTCCTTCTCCTACAAAACAGTTTGCTGCTAAAAATCTATGCATACTTCTATACAAAAAGTGCTGGCAGGCCATCTGCAGTTTGAGGGAAGCTTCAATTATTGTTTTGACAGTATTGCTTGTTCAAGTTGTGATGGTACCCTGTAGTGAACTGAATTTGTTGAGGGGTGCGTAGACCTGAAGTCTCTGTCCTATTGTAGCTGACACCTGATTTctctggtgcttttttttttcttttcctctctgtagCCTTCTAGCATTAGGCATCATCATCGAAGCTTTAAGATTCACTTAGGCCCGTTGAGCATCCTTGTTTCTGTTGTGGGTTTAAGGTAGAAGCAGTGAAGCTTCCAGGTCTTTCCTCTTAAAGCTCTTGCATGTGGGATCAgttttcagaggcagaaaagtGAGCTGCTGAAATTGCTGATGTTCAGTGATTTCCCAGTTATGCACTTGAGTACAGGAGGAAAGTTTCTGCCTGGCAGGATGTGCTAGCTGATGGATTCCCAGTTGATGGCTGCAACTGCCACAAAACTTGGAGCACGCATGTTCCCTCCCTGTCTTCCTGCAGCAGTCCTCCAAATGGGaacaggggaggggaggggagatggGTGTTGCCGGAGAGCCAGGCTATTCTAGCAGCTCAATGTAAATAGGGAAGACATGCCAACTAGAGCAGAAATGTCTGGTGGAGAGACCTGGGCTGTGACACCGGCAAAGTAGTGATGAATGCAGCAGGATAAACTAGGAGCTGGGGACTCCATCTCCTGAGGAACTCGTTGGAAAAGCATTCTTTCTTCATATtccagtctgaacctccccCTGCCAAAGGCAAATGGTGGTatctcccctcctctctgcagGAACCTCTGAGTTTGTTTCTGCCTGGATAAAGGACACTTGGTGCCCTTTACTGAATGTGTGGGAGTAGGAAGAGTGCTTATACAGCAGCCTCAGCCTGCCTGACCTTGGCGTCGGTTGCCATAGAGCATGTTTCCTCTCTGAAGGGCTGGGCACTTGAGTGTTGACCTGCCTGGGGAAAGCTCTGTAGGGGAATAAGGCtctgtagggggaaaaaaatatcattttggAGGGATAATTCAGCTCCCACCAgtgtgtgttggttttctttgctgtgcaaGAGGTAGAATCATTGAAGTGACTTCTCTGcagtcttctgttttcttattgGTACTTGGAAGTGAAAGGCCCATGTGTGGTTCTTGGGTTTTGTACCCTGTGTCCAGCATGGACAACCCCTTTCTACTGTTGAACACCGGAAGCATGTTGGCATCTAGCTGAGCTGTGCTTCTAGGATGTCGTCTTAAGGGAGAAGGACCAGGATTGTGTAGAGGTGTTTGCACAGCCAGTGGGAGAAGAGTGGCCTGTACTGGTATGTCTTGAGGATCTGAGGATGTAGCTGCAGGGTCGGATGAGTGTGGTGTGCTGTGGGTCAGgacattttgaattattttcccttctctgtctgAAATCTTTACAGTTCTGAAAAACAAGTTGATCATGGGGACTGCAAAATGCTCAAAGCTTTTTCTGCTGGAAGGGCTGAAGAAAGGCAGGATGTTGCTGTAGAAGAGGCACTCGTGGTTTAACACACAGCTCGGAGATTTCTCAGTTGAGGAACAGTTCTGTGCACAGTGGAATAAATGAAGCTGATTTTCTGTGGATCTGGGTCTTGTCTGACCCTTGTTACCTAGCAAGGTGCAAGCTCTGGTGGCTTTTTATCATGATTTGTAACATGTTCCTCTTCCCAGTGCTTTTGTattgtacatttttaaagatggcAGCAAGATCTCTGTATTACATAAGTAATGCTTCCATGAAAACTGTCAGCACTTCACAGCTGACCCAGTACACAGAGGGACAGATGATGAAGAGGCACttgtgctgcacagctgtgtGAGCCTTAGGGCAGAGCTCGAGTTTTGTTGTATGCTGGGTATGAGGCTGCACTGCGGGTCTCCTTGTGTCCCGAGCATTGTCTGTGCTCCACAGGACTCTCATTTCCTGATCTTCATTTCTGAGTCTGGGGCTGTGTTTCCTTATGAGCTGAAACCAGAGACAGGGGACATTTAACCCTTTAGCAGCTGTTACCTTGGCTTTTGTGTAAGCAGATGAGTGCCTGTTGAACCTTCCTGGAAAGCTGTCTGGAGCCATTTCAGAGCAGGAGAGCAGTGCTTTGCCAGACATGGCAGCGCTAGTGTCCTTTGGGCTGCCAGCCTCTTCCTCTGGAGTTGGGAATTGTTGCACATCTCTTCCTGAATTGTGGTCACCTGCAGAACCCTGCCTTAGGCAGGGCTTCCCATGTTGCTTTAGCACTTGATCACTCACCCAGATGTGTCATAAAGGTAGGAAAAAGAATAATCGGGAGAATCGTGGACCAGAACACTTAGATGCCAGATCCTGGAGAATCAGTTTGGAAGACAGGATATGAGTGGCAGCCAACTCTCAAAAGACCtattcttttcttcaaaactgtaGCCTGTGCCCTCTCTGTTGATCTTAGTGAGGTTTTTCATGCCATTCTTTTCATATGGTCTGTAAAGCAAACTGGGAATATGTCACAATCTGGATGAGACTTTTCAGTGTAAGATGCACAATGCCCAGGGTAACTGCATGTGGAGCATGGCAGATGCCCAAAAGTGAAGGATATAGTGAATATGGCTCAGGGTTTGGTGCTGATGGTGGATCATGGAGTGAATGTGAAGTCAGTGTTATGACTCTGGGATAGGTGGGGCAGGACTCG
This genomic interval from Falco cherrug isolate bFalChe1 chromosome 13, bFalChe1.pri, whole genome shotgun sequence contains the following:
- the MRPL2 gene encoding 39S ribosomal protein L2, mitochondrial isoform X2, translating into MAAALCRAFRALLWPAASLPAGLPAGPPASLRLPGGALAAACRGLGGSAPRCTTDPMWKCRIKYTVRPVGMKKTGGRDHTGRIRVRGIGGGHKRRYRMIDFQRLRYEEGAAPQPFTEKVINVRYDPCRSADIALVAGGNRKRWIIATENMQPGDIITNSSHIGRMAGTCGVLLRKVNGTAIVQLPSKRHMQVLETCVATVGRVSNVDHNKRVIGKAGRNRWLGKRPHTGLWHRKGGWAGRKIKPLPPMKSYVNLPRVTAQE
- the MRPL2 gene encoding 39S ribosomal protein L2, mitochondrial isoform X1 produces the protein MAAALCRAFRALLWPAASLPAGLPAGPPASLRLPGGALAAACRGLGGSAPRCTTDPMWKCRIKYTVRPVGMKKTGGRDHTGRIRVRGIGGGHKRRYRMIDFQRLRYEEGAAPQPFTEKVINVRYDPCRSADIALVAGGNRKRWIIATENMQPGDIITNSSHIGRMAVSANEGDAYPLGALPVGTLICNLESHPGKGAQYIRAAGTCGVLLRKVNGTAIVQLPSKRHMQVLETCVATVGRVSNVDHNKRVIGKAGRNRWLGKRPHTGLWHRKGGWAGRKIKPLPPMKSYVNLPRVTAQE